In [Leptolyngbya] sp. PCC 7376, a genomic segment contains:
- a CDS encoding TIGR00300 family protein, with protein MTDQTRILMCSPDHYDVDYVINPWMEGNVHKSSQAKAVEQWQALHAIIKEHAIVESVPPAKGWPDMVFTANAGLVLGKKAILSRFYHPERQGEEPYFKAWFAENGFQVYELPQDLPFEGAGDALFDRGTGALWAGYGFRSELDSHAYIAQWLDVEVLSLRLIDPRFYHLDTCFCPLDDGYVLYYPPAFDTYSNALIEKRIPEEKRIVVPEPDAVNFACNAVNVGDVIIMNKISTELENAIHAKGFKTRQTSLTEFLKAGGAAKCLTLKTTEPVQGEPQANHPVDSRIIHLEGHLLDAGILNTALDLINEQGGSAKVLNFNLGLERKNTSSANVRVSAPSSTVMEDMMLALIEMGAINASDEDVKDADLETISQMGVAPDDFYVTNIYPTEVRVRGQWISVSHQRMDGAIAITENNGQIQARCRLLRDLQVGEKVVVGVDGIRTNHKTTKHASQDKQEFSFMGAGVSSERRVELVVENIAWELQKIRSQGGKVAVTAGPVVIHTGGAQHLSSLIRQGYVQTLLGGNAIAVHDIEQSMMGTSLGVDMNKGVPVRGGHRHHLKVINTVRRCGSIANAVEKGLITKGVMYECVKKNVPFCLAGSIRDDGPLPDTEMDLIRAQTEYSRLLEGTNMVLMLSTMLHSIGVGNMTPAGVKMVCVDINPAVVTKLSDRGSVESVGVVTDVGLFLSLLTRQLDRLNDEVGVTV; from the coding sequence ATGACCGACCAGACTCGTATTTTGATGTGTTCTCCGGATCACTATGATGTGGATTATGTGATTAATCCATGGATGGAAGGCAATGTACATAAGTCTTCCCAGGCAAAAGCTGTTGAGCAGTGGCAAGCACTACACGCCATTATCAAAGAACACGCCATTGTTGAGTCGGTGCCCCCGGCAAAAGGCTGGCCAGATATGGTATTTACTGCAAATGCTGGCTTGGTTTTAGGCAAAAAAGCAATCCTCAGCCGTTTCTATCATCCCGAACGTCAAGGTGAAGAACCTTATTTCAAAGCATGGTTTGCTGAGAATGGTTTTCAAGTTTATGAGCTCCCTCAGGATTTGCCTTTCGAAGGTGCGGGTGATGCGTTGTTTGATCGTGGCACTGGTGCCTTGTGGGCTGGCTATGGGTTCCGTTCTGAGTTGGATTCCCATGCTTATATTGCTCAATGGCTCGATGTGGAAGTTTTGTCGTTGCGCCTCATTGATCCCCGCTTCTATCATCTCGATACTTGTTTCTGCCCTCTCGATGATGGCTATGTTCTCTACTATCCACCTGCATTTGATACCTATTCCAATGCTCTGATCGAAAAGCGGATTCCTGAAGAAAAACGTATCGTTGTACCGGAGCCAGATGCGGTGAACTTTGCCTGTAACGCGGTTAATGTCGGCGACGTGATCATTATGAATAAGATCAGTACCGAGCTAGAAAACGCAATTCATGCCAAAGGCTTTAAGACTCGCCAAACCTCCCTCACTGAGTTTTTGAAAGCAGGTGGTGCAGCAAAATGTTTAACGCTCAAAACCACTGAGCCTGTGCAAGGTGAACCTCAGGCTAATCATCCTGTGGATAGCCGCATTATCCATTTAGAAGGTCATTTGTTGGATGCTGGCATTCTGAATACTGCTCTGGATTTAATTAATGAGCAGGGTGGTAGTGCCAAGGTTTTGAATTTTAATCTTGGGCTCGAGCGTAAAAATACCTCTTCTGCGAATGTTCGAGTATCTGCGCCTTCTTCGACAGTGATGGAAGACATGATGTTGGCACTCATTGAAATGGGGGCGATTAATGCATCTGATGAGGATGTGAAAGATGCAGATCTGGAAACCATCAGTCAGATGGGGGTTGCGCCAGATGATTTCTACGTGACAAATATTTATCCGACAGAAGTGCGGGTACGAGGTCAATGGATTTCTGTTTCTCATCAACGCATGGATGGGGCGATCGCCATCACTGAAAATAACGGTCAAATTCAAGCACGTTGTCGATTGCTGCGAGATTTACAGGTGGGTGAAAAAGTTGTGGTAGGTGTCGATGGGATTCGCACAAATCACAAAACAACGAAACATGCCTCTCAAGATAAGCAAGAATTTAGCTTTATGGGCGCTGGGGTGTCCAGTGAGCGGCGCGTTGAACTTGTCGTTGAAAATATTGCTTGGGAACTCCAAAAAATCCGCTCGCAAGGCGGCAAAGTTGCGGTGACTGCTGGCCCGGTTGTTATTCATACTGGTGGTGCTCAGCATCTCTCTAGTCTGATTCGTCAGGGTTATGTCCAAACGCTGCTCGGTGGTAATGCGATCGCCGTCCATGATATTGAGCAGTCGATGATGGGCACATCCCTCGGCGTCGATATGAATAAAGGTGTGCCAGTGCGGGGCGGCCATCGCCATCACCTCAAAGTGATTAATACCGTGCGTCGCTGCGGCAGTATCGCCAATGCGGTCGAGAAGGGTTTGATCACGAAGGGTGTCATGTATGAATGCGTCAAGAAAAATGTGCCCTTCTGTTTGGCGGGTTCTATCCGTGATGACGGGCCTTTACCTGATACCGAAATGGATTTAATTCGTGCGCAGACTGAGTATTCGCGTCTCCTCGAAGGCACAAATATGGTCTTGATGCTTTCTACGATGCTCCATTCCATCGGTGTGGGGAATATGACCCCTGCTGGCGTGAAGATGGTTTGTGTGGATATTAATCCTGCTGTGGTTACAAAATTGAGTGATCGTGGTTCTGTGGAGTCTGTGGGCGTTGTGACTGATGTTGGTTTGTTCCTTAGTTTGCTCACCCGTCAGCTTGATCGTTTAAATGATGAAGTAGGTGTGACTGTCTAG
- the sigC gene encoding RNA polymerase sigma factor SigC → MTAMNQSDKSSTTGTATASTDEFAFFDQTATSNRNGHTTDLVRLYLQDIGRVPLLERDEELTESRKVQNYIQLLDKRQELAEQGDEILATFLKLIEVHDRLAIELGCRPTMGRWAAEVDLDREVLRQKIREGKQHWAACVDLDIKEIEAVLKAGAKAKEHMIQANLRLVVSVAKKYQNRGLELLDLIQEGTLGLERAVDKFDPTKGYRFSTYAYWWIRQGITRAIATQSRTIRLPVHVTEKLNKIKKAQRQISQTQGCTPSLEDVAKVLNMTAAQVREVLQKVPRSVSLEIRVGQDRDTELGDLLETKDASPEENLVRESLQRDLRNLLAELTDREQEVIQLRYGLDDGKTHSLAEIGRVLELSRERVRQIEAKALQKLRQPKRRNLMRDYLDTLS, encoded by the coding sequence ATGACCGCTATGAACCAGTCCGACAAATCGTCTACCACTGGGACGGCTACTGCATCGACAGATGAATTTGCATTTTTCGATCAGACTGCTACCAGTAATCGTAATGGTCATACGACTGACTTGGTTCGTCTTTACCTGCAGGACATTGGCCGTGTTCCCCTCTTGGAAAGAGATGAGGAATTAACTGAATCTCGCAAGGTTCAAAATTATATACAGCTTTTAGACAAACGGCAAGAGCTGGCAGAGCAGGGCGACGAAATTCTCGCTACATTCTTAAAATTAATTGAAGTCCATGACAGACTAGCCATTGAACTGGGCTGTCGTCCAACAATGGGTCGTTGGGCTGCTGAAGTTGACTTAGATCGGGAAGTTCTCCGTCAGAAAATTCGTGAAGGCAAACAGCACTGGGCAGCATGTGTCGATCTAGACATCAAAGAGATCGAGGCAGTACTCAAAGCAGGTGCTAAGGCAAAGGAACACATGATCCAAGCCAATTTGCGTTTGGTGGTCTCCGTCGCTAAGAAATACCAAAATCGTGGTTTAGAACTTCTAGATCTCATTCAGGAAGGCACTTTAGGTCTTGAGCGAGCAGTAGACAAGTTCGACCCGACAAAAGGCTATCGTTTCTCCACTTATGCTTATTGGTGGATTCGCCAAGGTATCACACGGGCGATCGCCACCCAGAGCCGTACGATTCGTCTGCCAGTCCATGTCACGGAGAAGCTCAACAAAATCAAAAAAGCCCAACGACAGATTTCCCAAACCCAAGGTTGTACGCCTAGTCTCGAAGATGTCGCCAAGGTTTTAAACATGACTGCAGCCCAGGTTCGAGAAGTATTGCAGAAAGTGCCTCGCTCCGTTTCCCTGGAGATTCGTGTTGGTCAAGACCGTGACACAGAATTAGGCGATTTACTCGAAACAAAAGATGCTTCACCAGAGGAAAATCTCGTCAGAGAGTCTCTCCAGCGGGATCTTCGCAATCTCCTCGCAGAACTCACTGACCGCGAGCAAGAAGTCATTCAACTCCGTTACGGCCTTGATGATGGCAAAACCCACTCTCTAGCAGAAATTGGACGGGTTCTAGAGCTATCACGGGAACGTGTGCGTCAGATTGAAGCGAAGGCATTACAGAAACTACGTCAACCCAAGCGTCGCAATTTGATGCGTGACTATTTGGATACGCTTTCCTAA
- a CDS encoding adenylate/guanylate cyclase domain-containing protein yields the protein MGSKLHFLAQLFSRRISRRVAFWIFASIVAIEAIILVPSARRQEREFIRQLEDHTSIKITWLVANLPKTQQGATSLTSTQADTLLQELQAAVMQDKSPMLALQGAVVYDNVGQIIASFGDRPTLDWQAIEGGQTYYKNWTEDVYDSSWSALGQHNCTLVIRHNIAGIKTELIQYKLRIGLLVIIISLFVTASTLIVMQILVIAPILKLREDLQTAGELVISNPEQIHTAELHSLNHQRKDELGDVMDEFRAMLTRITTEIQQRIEAEQNVRREQEKSEELLLNILPAAVAEELKENRHYVAEGFSNVSVLFADIVGFTALSANKKPAEIVTLLNDIFSSFDRLSEIYGLEKIKTIGDAYMVAGGLPMPQPGHAMCMADMALEMLSEMERLNQVSGYNLQLRIGIHCGSVVAGVIGTRKFIYDLWGDSVNVASRMESLGLPNSIQVTEAFHKKLGDQYCFQQREAIDVKGKGLMQTYFLLGKKVSLARTCQHQL from the coding sequence ATGGGATCGAAACTACATTTTTTGGCACAGTTGTTTAGTCGACGTATTTCGCGGCGAGTAGCATTTTGGATTTTTGCCAGTATTGTTGCTATTGAAGCGATTATTCTTGTCCCCTCCGCAAGACGACAAGAACGCGAGTTCATCCGGCAGCTTGAAGATCACACTTCCATTAAAATCACGTGGCTAGTCGCTAATTTACCCAAGACACAACAGGGTGCAACATCTCTAACCTCAACACAAGCTGATACGCTCCTCCAAGAACTACAGGCTGCTGTGATGCAAGATAAGAGTCCAATGCTGGCATTGCAAGGGGCTGTGGTCTATGACAATGTAGGTCAAATCATTGCGAGTTTTGGTGATCGCCCGACCTTAGATTGGCAGGCTATAGAAGGTGGACAGACCTATTACAAAAATTGGACAGAAGATGTTTACGACAGCAGCTGGTCTGCCTTAGGACAACATAACTGTACTCTCGTTATCCGCCACAATATCGCTGGGATCAAAACCGAACTCATCCAGTACAAACTGCGGATTGGGTTGCTCGTGATTATTATTTCTCTGTTTGTAACAGCTTCGACCTTGATCGTGATGCAAATTCTAGTAATTGCACCAATTCTCAAGCTACGGGAAGACCTGCAAACTGCTGGTGAACTAGTCATTTCTAACCCAGAACAAATTCATACTGCTGAGCTCCATTCCCTAAACCATCAACGAAAAGATGAACTAGGCGATGTGATGGATGAATTCCGTGCGATGTTAACGCGTATTACCACTGAGATTCAACAGCGCATTGAAGCAGAGCAAAACGTCCGCCGTGAGCAAGAAAAATCAGAAGAACTACTCCTAAATATTTTGCCTGCTGCCGTTGCTGAGGAATTGAAAGAAAATCGGCATTATGTTGCCGAAGGTTTTTCAAATGTCTCTGTTCTATTTGCTGACATTGTCGGTTTTACTGCTCTTTCGGCGAATAAAAAGCCAGCCGAAATTGTGACGCTCCTGAACGATATTTTTTCGTCATTTGATCGTTTGTCAGAAATTTATGGTCTAGAAAAAATCAAAACGATTGGTGATGCCTATATGGTTGCGGGTGGTTTACCTATGCCACAACCAGGCCATGCAATGTGTATGGCGGATATGGCGCTAGAAATGCTCAGCGAGATGGAACGCCTCAATCAAGTCAGTGGATACAATTTGCAGCTGCGTATTGGCATTCACTGTGGCTCTGTTGTTGCAGGGGTGATTGGTACTAGAAAGTTTATCTATGATCTCTGGGGTGATTCAGTTAATGTGGCGAGTCGCATGGAGTCGTTGGGGTTGCCGAATAGTATTCAGGTGACGGAAGCTTTTCACAAAAAGCTGGGCGATCAATATTGTTTCCAACAACGGGAAGCAATTGATGTAAAGGGAAAAGGTTTAATGCAAACCTATTTTCTCCTCGGTAAAAAGGTTTCTTTGGCAAGAACCTGCCAGCATCAGCTGTAG
- a CDS encoding photosystem II manganese-stabilizing polypeptide — protein sequence MKFRSLLAAFLALCIGVLTAACSEAPDAASVDVQKLTYDQILNTGLANSCPQIAEFTRGSIPVEAGQTIEFSDLCLEPQTYFVKEEPLNKRREAEFVEGKMLTRYTSSLEQMTGEITVGNDGILTFKELDGIDFQPVTVQLPGGEQTPFLFTIKNLVAKTQTASDSINTSTDFVGDFRVPSYRGAVFLDPKARGVASGYDNAVALPSQADEDELVRANIKQLDARKGEISLQVAKIDIETGEIAGTFESEQTSATDLGAEEPEEVRVRGIFYARLQLPS from the coding sequence ATGAAGTTCCGTTCGTTATTAGCAGCCTTCTTGGCTCTATGTATCGGCGTTCTGACAGCAGCATGTAGCGAAGCCCCTGATGCTGCGTCCGTAGACGTCCAAAAATTAACATACGACCAAATTTTAAATACAGGTTTAGCCAATTCCTGTCCCCAAATTGCTGAGTTTACCCGTGGCTCTATCCCTGTTGAAGCTGGGCAAACTATTGAATTTTCTGACCTCTGCCTAGAGCCTCAGACCTATTTCGTAAAGGAAGAACCTCTCAATAAGCGTCGTGAAGCAGAATTTGTCGAAGGCAAAATGCTGACTCGTTACACGTCTTCCCTTGAGCAGATGACTGGTGAAATTACTGTCGGTAACGATGGCATCCTAACCTTTAAGGAATTGGATGGTATCGACTTCCAGCCTGTAACTGTTCAACTCCCAGGTGGTGAGCAGACTCCTTTCCTTTTCACAATCAAGAACCTTGTGGCTAAGACCCAAACAGCTTCTGACTCGATCAATACTTCTACTGATTTTGTCGGTGATTTTCGCGTTCCTTCCTATCGTGGTGCAGTATTCCTCGATCCTAAGGCTCGTGGTGTTGCTAGTGGTTATGACAATGCTGTGGCATTGCCTTCCCAAGCGGATGAAGATGAACTTGTTCGTGCAAACATCAAGCAACTTGATGCTCGTAAAGGCGAAATTTCTTTACAGGTAGCGAAGATTGATATCGAAACTGGCGAGATTGCTGGAACTTTTGAAAGTGAGCAAACCTCTGCTACTGACCTTGGTGCTGAAGAGCCTGAAGAGGTTCGTGTACGGGGTATTTTCTACGCACGTTTACAGCTGCCTTCTTAA
- the menB gene encoding 1,4-dihydroxy-2-naphthoyl-CoA synthase has translation MASVVWQIAKSYEDILYHKAPGIAKITINRPHKRNAFRPQTVFEMYDAFCDAREDQRIGVILLTGAGPHTDGKYAFCAGGDQSVRGEGGYVDAGGVPRLNVLDLQKLIRSMPKAVIALVSGYAIGGGHVLHLLCDLTIAADNAIFGQTGPKVGSFDGGFGASYMARIVGQKKAREIWFLCRQYDAQQALEMGLVNTVVPVEQLEEEGIQWAQEILSKSPIAIRCLKAALNADCDGQAGLQELAGNATMLYYMTEEGREGKQAFLEKRSPDFQQYPWLP, from the coding sequence ATGGCTTCTGTTGTTTGGCAAATAGCTAAAAGCTACGAGGATATCCTTTATCACAAGGCTCCGGGGATTGCCAAGATTACGATCAATCGTCCCCATAAACGCAATGCATTTCGACCACAAACAGTGTTTGAGATGTACGATGCCTTCTGCGATGCGAGGGAAGATCAGAGGATAGGAGTGATTTTGTTGACTGGTGCTGGTCCTCATACGGATGGGAAATATGCGTTTTGTGCTGGAGGAGATCAGTCAGTTCGTGGTGAAGGTGGTTATGTAGATGCTGGTGGTGTTCCCCGGCTGAATGTGTTGGATTTGCAGAAGTTGATTCGGTCGATGCCTAAGGCTGTGATTGCTTTGGTTTCTGGCTACGCTATTGGTGGAGGTCATGTACTGCATTTGCTCTGTGATCTGACGATTGCTGCTGATAACGCCATTTTTGGTCAGACAGGTCCAAAGGTCGGAAGTTTCGATGGTGGGTTTGGTGCGAGCTACATGGCAAGGATTGTGGGCCAAAAAAAGGCGCGGGAAATTTGGTTCTTATGTCGTCAGTATGATGCTCAACAGGCATTAGAGATGGGCTTAGTAAATACTGTGGTGCCTGTAGAGCAACTCGAAGAAGAAGGTATTCAGTGGGCGCAGGAGATTTTATCGAAAAGTCCGATTGCTATTCGTTGTTTAAAAGCTGCTTTAAATGCGGATTGTGATGGCCAAGCTGGTCTGCAAGAGTTGGCAGGTAATGCGACGATGCTTTATTACATGACGGAAGAGGGTCGTGAAGGTAAACAGGCATTTTTAGAGAAGCGATCGCCAGATTTCCAGCAATATCCTTGGCTGCCCTAA
- a CDS encoding GuaB3 family IMP dehydrogenase-related protein: protein MDIQIGRGKTARRAYGFDEIALVPGGRTLDPELADTSIKIGDIELSIPILASAMDGVVDVKMAVLLSELGALGVVNLEGIQTRYSDPNPILDRIAAVDKSGFVELMQELYSEPVKPELITDRIKEIKSQNGLAAVSLTPVGATKYGKVVADAGADILFIQATVVSTSHLSPEGITPLNLKQLCEEMPMPVVLGNCVTYDVALELMRAGAAAVLVGIGPGAACTSRGVLGVGVPQATAVADCAGARDDYQKESGKYVPIIADGGIVTGGDICKCIASGADAVMIGSPIARSAEAPGRGFHWGMATPSPVLPRGTRINVGTTGSIKQILTGPATLDDGTHNLLGALKTSMGTLGAKNLKEMQEVEIVVAPSLLTEGKVYQKAQKLGMGK, encoded by the coding sequence GTGGATATTCAGATTGGTCGTGGCAAAACAGCTCGTCGAGCTTACGGATTTGATGAGATTGCCCTGGTACCGGGTGGTCGCACCTTAGATCCAGAATTAGCTGATACTAGCATCAAGATTGGTGATATCGAGCTGAGCATTCCAATTCTGGCGAGTGCAATGGATGGTGTCGTAGATGTTAAAATGGCGGTCCTTCTCTCAGAGTTAGGAGCCTTGGGTGTCGTCAACCTAGAAGGTATTCAGACCCGCTATAGTGATCCCAATCCAATCCTTGATCGCATCGCAGCAGTCGATAAATCAGGATTTGTGGAGCTCATGCAAGAGCTATATTCTGAACCCGTTAAGCCAGAATTAATCACTGATCGTATTAAAGAAATTAAATCTCAAAACGGTTTAGCCGCAGTAAGTCTTACCCCTGTTGGCGCGACTAAATACGGCAAGGTTGTCGCTGATGCAGGGGCAGATATTCTCTTTATCCAGGCGACAGTTGTATCAACATCCCATCTTTCCCCAGAAGGAATTACCCCTCTTAACCTCAAGCAACTCTGTGAAGAGATGCCGATGCCCGTAGTTTTGGGTAACTGCGTCACTTATGATGTTGCCCTTGAGTTAATGCGTGCAGGTGCAGCGGCAGTTTTGGTTGGTATTGGTCCTGGTGCAGCTTGTACTTCTAGGGGTGTGCTTGGAGTCGGTGTCCCTCAGGCGACTGCTGTTGCAGATTGTGCAGGTGCGCGGGATGACTATCAGAAAGAGTCTGGTAAATATGTGCCGATAATCGCGGATGGTGGCATCGTAACTGGTGGAGATATTTGTAAATGTATTGCGTCTGGTGCTGACGCTGTGATGATTGGCTCTCCAATTGCACGTTCTGCAGAAGCTCCTGGCCGCGGTTTCCACTGGGGCATGGCCACGCCTAGTCCTGTTTTACCTCGTGGTACTCGTATTAATGTCGGTACCACTGGCAGTATTAAGCAAATCTTGACTGGCCCAGCAACTCTCGATGATGGAACCCATAATCTCTTAGGTGCTCTTAAAACCAGTATGGGAACGCTTGGCGCAAAGAATCTGAAAGAGATGCAAGAGGTGGAAATTGTTGTTGCACCTTCTCTCCTAACTGAAGGCAAGGTTTACCAAAAAGCGCAAAAGCTTGGTATGGGTAAATAA